Within Coregonus clupeaformis isolate EN_2021a chromosome 20, ASM2061545v1, whole genome shotgun sequence, the genomic segment caagcattccataagtgtcaaaggctttgattgacaattacattaagtttatgcaaagagtcaatatttgcagtgttgacccttctttttcaagacctctgcaatccgccctggcatgctgtcaattaacttctgggccacatcctgactgatggcagcccattcttgcataatcaatgcttggagtttgtcagaatttgtgggtttttctttgtccacccgcctcttgaggatcgaccactagttctcaatgggattaaggtctggggagtttcctggccatggacccaaaatgttgatgttttgttccctgatacacttagttatcacttttgccttatggcaaggtgctccatcatgctggaaaaggcattggttgtcaccaaactgttcttggatggttgggagaagttgctctcggaggatgtgttggtaccattctttattcatggctgtgttcttaggcaaaattgtgagtgagtccactcccttggctgagaagcaaccccacacatgaatggtctcaggatgctttactgttggcatgacacaggactgatggtagcgctcaccttgtcttctccggacaaggtgttttccggatgccccaaacaatcggaaaggggattcatcagagaaaatgactttaccccagtcctcagcagtccaatacttgtaccttttgcagaatatcagtctgtccctgatgtttttcctggagagaagtggcttctttgctgcccttcttgacactaggccatcctccaaaagtcttcgcctcactgtgcgtgcagatgcacacacacctgcctgctgccattcctgaacaagctctgcactggtggtgccccgatcccgcagctgaatcaactttaggagacggtcctggcgcttgctggactttcttgggcgccctgacgccttcttcacaacaattgaacctctctccttgaagttcttgatgatcagataaatggttgatttaggtgcaatcttactagaagcaatatccttgcctgtgaagccctttttgtgcaaagcaatgatgacggcacgtgtttccttgcaggtaaccatggttaacagaggaagaacaatgatttcaagcaccaccctccttttaaagcttccagtctgttattctaactcaatcagcatgacaaagtgatctccagccttgtcctcgtcaacactcacctgtgtttacgagagaatcactgacatgatggcagctggtggcagggctgaaatgcagtggaaatgttttttggggattaagttcattttcatggcaaagagggactttgcaatgaattgcaattcatcggatcactcttcatgacattctggagtatatgcaaattgccatcatcaaaactgaggcagcagagtttgtgaaaattagtatttgtgtcattctcaaaacttttgaccacgactgtacatggggATAGACAGAAATAGACAAAACACGAGTTTAGCCTTATTGAGGGAAGGATCCACATACATGCAGACATATCCATAGTGCAACACTATGTAACAACTGTTTCTGCATGCACTGTCTGTCATAGAAACCCACTTATACTAtacagccctcaaactcaactctggaccttgaagccagttccactgcatttttaattgttcccctctaatcagggactgaattagacctgggacaccaggtgtgtgcaattaattatcaggtagaacagaaaaccagcaggctccggacctcgtagggtaagagttgagtacccctgctatACAGGATACATACAGACAGAGCAGCCCTACATTTTACCACTTCAAAAGTCAAGTGTGTATGAAGATTTGCTACCCAGGAGACTCCTATACAATGGCACAGCAACAGATGAGCTTTCACCAGATAATTTTTTTATTCCTTCTCATAGATCTTGGTGTGAAGAGCCTGGGAGGCGTGTCTATCTTGATACAGATAGGAGGAGTCTGTCTTGTAGGGCCGTTCAATAAAGATGTAGCAATTGAGTGACTTCTGTCTCCCTGTCCAATCGGTGGCGGATGTGGGAGGGCCCTGCAGTAACTGGCTCCGCCCATATCTTTCTGTTCTATCCCTGATGTCCGTGGCGGGGGGAGGGGCCTAGCTGTCGCTCTCTCTTCTTGACCTATGGCTCATAGCGGAGCGGGGGGGCCTGCGGTGATGGTGGAGCGTGATTGGACAGCCCTTTTCTGCCTGGCCTATCAGGGCTCTCAGACTGGACCAACGAGAGGGGTTAAGGAGGTCATACTCACTGCTGCTCCTCCGGGGGGAGGTGGTGGACCCACCCGAGCCGTCCGAACCCACGAAGGAGCCGTTGTCCTGGCAACAGGAAGCAGAGGGGGAGGTGGGCGGGAGGGCCTCGAAGGAGCCGGAGCGTGTGGGGGTGAGGGAGCGTTGGTGGTCAGAGGAGGAGGCGGGGCCACAACGCTCGCGGCTCTTCGGCTTCATCAGCTTCCTCATCTTCAGGGCGATCCAGTTCCCACGCCTCGGGAAATATAATATATATGTTCAAATCGATATAGAATAGGATAAACTTTATTGTCCCTGATGGGAAAATTGTCTTAAAAATAAACAGGTAAAACTAACTAATACTTTATCAAAACGAATGAATCTTGTCACTTTGACAAGATTCAATTGATTCCTCTCCAAATGGCACTGTACCTCCGTGGGGGTGAGGGGTCATAGAACTTATACTGATCCATGATCTTCTCCTCCAActtctccttctgtctcctcagctcattcagcttgtctctgagagaggagagagaaaaacaccATGTTTCACACAGAGAGGTAACATCAACAGAAGAGGTGTCGCTGCTGCAAAGATGGCTGGTATGTTTACATCTTAGAATAAACCCTGACTGAACTGTCTCAATGTCCGACCCGGCACCTTTAAAAACCATCAAACCCCAAGGTCGTAtttattaggcaccaaatggaagaaaatggactgaaacagggagggactacatgTACTCATCCAATAAGAAACTCTCATTTCTGTTTTCCATTGCAAAGCGATTTCCATTGCATGCCgcaatgaatacgacccaggtgaAAAGAATGTGAATGTTATATTTCCTTACTTTCATACATATTACACATAGCTTAGTATGCCCCATATGTCCAGAAGATAAACTCAAAATGGGGGAGATTTATTCAATATAGGCCAATGTTGACACTTACAGAGATGGAGAGGATTTTTTTTAGGTCAGTCAACTTTTTTTCTAAACTGGCACTACAGATGGCAGACTACATCAATAATCCACAACCCCGCTGCACTCCATCAGTGCAGAGCATGCTCTGTCAAACTCAGAGGCCCAGTGGTTTTGGTGCTCTAAATATGATGGGATGCACTGTGTTTTTGGTGCAATGGTGCTCTATAGCTAAAACAATGGCTTTTGTTTTGTGCTGATCTGGAATGCCTCCTATGTGAAGCCCATTGTTTCACCATAATGTGAATACATTCCATAAGTCTATCATTATGAGAAGTACTATACTGTGGGTGTAGCTACCATTGTACTAAATATGTtcttatatactgtagatatactgtacaGCTGGTGGAAAATCAATTCTATATGGTTCAATTAACTTCAATTCAGTCCATTAACTGCAAGTTGGATTGCAAGGGGTTAAAGCCCTATGACTTGGCACTCAGAGAGATAGATGGGTTTCTTACATGTGCTGTCTCTGTTCTACGTGGAACAGGTCTTTGCTCTCCATGGTCTGTTCTAGCAGGGTGCGGTTCTGCAGCATCAGGGTCTGGATCTGGTCCAGCAGGTGACGGTTCTCCTCCTTCAGGTTCCCCTTCAACTGACTCAACAGCTAGACACAATCACACGTATTATATGTCAATGACTTTTCTAATGATATAATTACTACAACACATAAACCTGGCACAAAACTGCTTTGAGAGCAAATACAAATGTGTATATCATCACATGGCCTCTTTGTATAGTGCTTGGGGAATACAAATCCAATTACTTTGCTAGCAATGCTGTAACGACCCTGGGTTTATAAGGGTGGAGATCGACTTTGCCACAtgagcatgcttttgtggcacagtcgatggcGCGCTGGGCTTCGGgacagaaggttgagggttcgagcCGCACTCCCTTCCTgtttcattacattggtgtcagaagtgatcGGACCTTGCATCCACGAACGTAAGTGTGCTTGGCCGGTAGCGCGTTCCTGTAAGACGTTGAGGCGTAGGCTAGGGCGAGGACGTGCATTTTGAAAGGAGAGAGTTGTGTAACGACCCTGGGTTTATAAGAGCGGATATTGACTCTTCCACATGAggatgcttttgtggcacagtcgatggcTCGCTGGGATTCAGGCCTGAGGGTACGAGCCTCATTTCATTAAAATACGATCAAAAACAGCTTTATTACAACTGTACAGATTATTAGAATTTTGCTAAAGTTTTGACTGATTTAAAATGGGTGCTTTTAGGTAAACATATTTTTAATTATAACTCAAATGAACCTGGATGGTGAAAgtattattataaactgggtggttcgagccctgaatgctgattggctgacagccgtggtatatcagactgtataccatgggtatgacaaaacatttatttttactgctgtaattacgttggtaaccagtttttaatagcaataaggcacatttacattttagtcatttagcacctcaggggtttgtggtatatggccaatataccatggctaaggtctgtatccaggcactccgtgttgcgtcgcgcataagaacagcccttagctatggtatattggccatataccacaccccctcgtgccttattggtTAAGTATATCCTTCATACCTCACACTGGTTGGTGAGCTTGGTGTTGGTGATGTCTAGCTGTTGGTACTGCTCTCTGAGCTTGTTGAAGTTGGACTCTTGCTTGGTCTGCTCCAGCTTGGTGCTGTTCAGCAGGGTCTTCATGTTCTTATGGTCCGCCTGAAGCTCCTCCTGATCCTTCAACAGCTGACGGTACGTCTTGTTCAGCCTGGGGCACGTAGAAATATTCATAGAAGAAACACTGATAAAGTAAAGCAAAAACATATTCATAAAAACACTTATACAAGCAATGTCTCTGAACTCTAGGTCAAAGATATCATCCTAAAACTCTCTTTATTGTGAGCTTATGTGTGTAGTGAGCTATGCTGTGTGGGAGTCTTTGTGATCTTTAggagatgctgtgtgtgtgtgtgtgtgtgtgtgtgtgtgtgtgtgtgttatgctaCATGTGCCCCTCACCACTCCTTCTCATCCCGGAGCTGTCGACACTCTGAGGCGGTGGTCCTGTGCTGCTCCTTCTCCACAGCCATcttgttctcctcctctctcagagcCTTCTCCAGACCCTCTAGAGTGGCCTTCTGCTGCAGCAGGGTTTTGTACCTACAGCAACACACCATTGTGGTTATTTAGAGAGCTTTCCCCTCAGttgctgttttttgttgttgcatggaTGGGAAATGAGTGTCACAGCCGTTGATGAGTGTCTTTGATAGAAAAAGAAATGGGTAGGACGGATATTGGCACGtctactccttctcctcccttccgGCGTGCGACGTCGCCggaatactaaccaccggtcctggcatccatcattacgcacacctggcatccatcattacgcacacctggcatccatcattacgcacacctggcatccgtcattacgcacacctggcatccaTCATTATGCGCTCCTGCAGATCATTATCATTCACACCTGGACTACATTACCTTCCTCATTACCTCTCCTTTATATGTCCCTCCCTTACGTTTAGTCCTCAGTAGGTATTGTTCCTGTGTGTATGCTATATCGCCCCTGTTACGCTGTCTCCTTTCATGTTTTATTAAACGTTtcacctgcacctgcttctcgactcacagCGTCATTGGTACAGATATACTGCAGTTCTAAGATCCACTTGATTTTGTGGCACAACAGATATCCTCATTGTTGCACGCGAACATAACTAAAAAATACTTTTATGTTGAGAGGTGGAATTTAAGCAACCATTAATCAAGCATTCATATTGTATACCATGAACCATTACTTAGAACCAGAATGGTCTCTGGTCCCCCTCCTCTACCTGTCTTCCAGCGTTCTATGCTCCAGCTCCAGTGTGCGGTGGACGTTCTTCAGACAGCCGTGTTTTCCCATCAGGGCCTCGTACTCTATGGCTTGTCTCTCGTGCAGCGCCGCCAGCCTCTCGTGGTCCCTCAGGAGCTGATCGTGCACGCCACGCAGCTCCTCGCGCTCACGCATGGCCACCTCCTTTTCGCCCTCAGTGCTGGATTGTTGGCGTTGGAGCTGGGCGTTCTGGGCCAGGAGTGATGCACTCTGGGAGTTCAGAGTGGACTTCTCCACCTGTGGATGGATAGGCGTGGAGATGATTATTATGTAATTCAAAGGTATGAGTTTATACTGTATAAGATTAAATACTACTCATACCATGTATGAATGGACTCTATAGGAAGTGGGTTAGTCCTAGGTATAAAAACAAGATGAATCCAATGCAGAATGGATATCTGCACACAGATTTCacttcaaaataaaagtattcACTTCAAAATAAAAGTTCATATTTTGGAAGTACTAAATCAGTGTGTGGGTATTTCTGTATTATGAGTATCTTATCAGTATACTAGGAGTATATTAGTATATCAGGTCTTGTTGCTCCTCTGACCTGCAGGTTAGCGTTGTGTGTCTGCAGAGCCGTGTTGTTCTCCTGCAGGGAGGCGGTCTGTCTCTGCAGGGCCAGGATCTGAGCCTGCAGGCCGTCTGACTGGGTCTCCAACTGTCTGAGCTGGGCCTGCAGCGCCTGACGCTCTGCCTGCAGTGTGGCATTCTGCAGTAGGGGAGGGAGGATGAAGTCAATAATACATTGACAAAATGTGAAGCTGGTGTTGATCTATAGTAAGAGAGTCTGGTTGAGATGGACAACATTTGGCAATGTAATGTAATGAAGTAAtgaagcatctgctaaatgactaaaatgtaaatgtaatgtaggtTTGATTTGTATCATCCAATAGTCATTATTTGGAGGACTTTACACAAAGTCAGATGCATTTCAGAAAATATTAAAATTGAAATAAGAGCATCAGTGCTTAGTTACAACATGATGACACAAAGTTCTCCACTCACGTTCCTCTCCACCTCGATGAGGCGGTCCTTGACCCTCAGCAGCTCCCTGGTGGCCTCCTGGCTCTCCCGCTGCCATTCGCTTACCGCCATGTCACTCTCCCTCTGGGGGGTGGGGCTACGGGCCGcatgctcctcctcctccctctgcagCAGGGCCTCGTAGTTCAGACGCACCTGTAGGGGGTCAAGATCAAAGGTCAGATATCGCCACTGAGTGAAGTCATTTTTAAACTTCAAATTTCAATACACTTTGACAAAGAACGCCAATGTAAAAGTGAATGAATGTAGAAAAGGTATAGTTTCCCTTCGAAACTGAAGAACTTTAGGCCAGACTCACAGTCTTGAGCTCTTGACGTAGCTGCTGGTTGAGGGTGGAGGACTCCTGCAGCCGGGCCTCCACGGCAGCCATCTTGTCTTCTTTGATCTGTAGGGACCTCTTCAGAGATGACTCCAGCTCAGACTCCAACATCTTGAACCTACTGGGGAGAGGGAAAGAAAAGTAAAGGGGGATTTAGAACAATATATGGAGAAATAAAAGTTGACTAATTTCTCTGTATTTTGATTGGTTTTTTACAAGTCACTGATTGATGAATTGATTTCCTTGAAAAATAACTCACCAGTCTATTGTCATGTTTATAACGCAGTCATTCACAAACTTAATTCAAGATATGTGTAACTATCACCTATCCTGGTTTTTGGGGTGTAGACTAAATCAGTTGCATGAACCTCGCTGTGTCCAGTTTTTACCTGTTATCTGGAGTTTCCTCGTCACTCTGTGGTGATGTGTCCTGGTTGAGGACTCTCATCTCCAGCTCGTGGGCCAGCCTCTCCAGCTCATTTTCCCTCTGCTGGGTCTTCAGCTTGTCACTCACCAACTCCTACAGAGGAAAGACGGTCAGAAATATCTGTTTTTTGTATCATAACAACATATTTCAGTTCAGTGATATCTCTTGCAGCCATGTAAAGCTATTTTGACCAATTACCTATTTATCAATTACCTCTTAATCAGAGAGCTGATAAATCAAagcaatttatatatatatatatatatatatgcatgatATGTGATCTAAATCTCCATGACTTCAAGCTAGCTTAACTTTATCTTTCCATAAGGAAACTTACAAGTCTGTCATGTCAGGCACACTGAAAAACATGAATATCACAAATAAGAAGCTAATGCTGATCTGAGTAGCTTCACCTCTCTCAGGGTGACCAGGGCCCTCTGGTTGATCGCTCCCTGCTTGGCCAGCTCTCTGTTATCCCTCTCCAGCCCCTtgaccctctcctccacctccttcagCCTCTCCACCTCCTTCCCCATCTCCCTGTTACGATATAATAGAaatataagccatttagcagatgcttttatccaaagcgacttatattacagtgagggcatacatttttgtatattgtattgtatatgagtgcatacattttttatacatgTGATCCcagcaggaatcaaacccacaaccctgacgctGCTAGCACCATGATCATACTATGGTGACCATTAGCAtcatacctgttctctctctccagactagCCACCCTCAGGTTGCTCCCATCCAGGGTAGAGTCCTGGATCTCTGCCTGTTGCCTCAGCCTGCGGTTCTCCTTCTCCAgcctcctcttgtctctctccaggCCTGAAGCCTCCTGCTCCAGGGTCTGCTTCTCCTGCTCCAGCTGCTCCATGCGCCGCGAGGAGATCCTCAGCTCCTCCAATCCAGCCTGCAGGCTCTGGTTCTCAGCCTCCAGCTCGTGGACCTCGGCCTCCAGCCGCTGGAGCTTCCGGCCTGGGggtgagtggatggatggatggatgggtgggtggggtggatgggtgggtggataaAAAaaactatatacactaccgttcaaaagtttggggtcacttagaaatgtatttgttttcgaaagaaaatgattttatttgtccattaaaataacatcaaattgatcagaaatacagtgtatttacagttcattaaatagtacccgcaaaacaccagtctcaacgtcaacagtgaagaggcgacgccgggatgctgaccttctaggcagagactggtgttttgcgggtactatttaatgaagctgccagttgaagacctgtgaggcgtctgtttctcaaactagacactctaatgtatttgcccTCTTGCttagttgtgcaccagggcctcccactcctctttctattctggttagagacagtttgagctgttctgtgaagggagtagtacacagcgttgtacgagatcttcagtttcttggcaatttctcacatggatagccttcatttctcagaacaagaatagactgacgagtttcagaagaaggttctttgtttctggccattttgagcctgtaatcgaacccacaattgctgatgctccagatactcaactagtctcaagaaggccagttttattgcttctttaatcagcacaacagttttcagctgtgctaacataattgcaaaagggttttctaatgatcaattagccatttaaaataataaactttgattagcaaacacaacgtgccattggaacacaggactgatggttgctgataatgggcctctgtacgcctatgtagatattccgtaaaaaatctgccgtttccagctacaatagccatttacaacattaacaatgtctacactgtatttctgatcaatttgatgttattttaatggacaaaaaaaataattttctttcgaaaacaaggacatttctaagtgaccccaaactttggaacaatagtatatatatatatatatatatatataaattatgaATGAACATATACTACTTTAATAATCACCAATCATCAATCATTAGGTTTGTCGGCATACAGAGCACAAAAATCAACAAGCATATGGATCCCTGAACAAATAAAGCACATCACATTGCCCATTCAATGCCCCTGTATATAAAGCAACAGAGCCAAATGCTGCAAAGAGACAGCAGTACCACACTATTCTCATAGGAGACCAACCTGTGTTGTCCAGGGCAGCCTGAAGCCGCTGGTTCTCTGTGTCCAGTGCTCTACACTTAGCTTCCAGACGCTCTGTGTGCTTAGTGGATGAAGAGGAAGACCTTGTCTGCAGCCCCGTGCTACTGTTCTCCCGACGTGGACTCTTGTTCTTAGAGCAGGGTGAGGAATCACGAGTCAGAGACACTGAAGCACTTAGTTGAAGGAGATTGTGGGTGTTGTCTTTAGCTACTGCTTCCAGGTCAGCCATGGGGTCACTCAGATCGCAAGACTCTCCGTCTTCGAGTTGGCCTTTCTCTTGCTTCTGAAGGTCCATCTTCTCCTTGagggtctcgctctctctctccagtcggTCAATCTCTCCCTCTAGGTCACCCGATACTCCATTGCACTTTGGGTCCATGTGATGTGATGTGTCTATATCAATGTCACAATCCTCTTTGATGACCAATTCAGACTGCTCCCAGGAGGTGTTATCTAAACTGCCAAGGTACTCTCTAACCACCTCAGCCTAATAAACAAGGAAACATAAGAAACATCTTGACATGGAAATAGCACTGTTTACTGCTATAGTTCAATAGAATGACTGGAATCTGAACGTGTGGGTTGATGGTTGTATGTCTTCTCCCTGAGCAGCTGTGTGTGGCTATTGTGTTCATGTTTGTGTTGTGGTCCCTGGCTAGTTACCGTGTTTGTGGGTCGCTGGCTGTCCCACTGTGTGTGCTGATGGTTATGGTTGCGTTGCGGTCCCAGGCTGCGGTCAGCTCTCAGGTCCTCTATGGTCCTGAGCAGGCTGtggttctctctctccagcctcagCAGACGACTCCTGGTCCCATCAACCACCTCCTCACTCAGAGACTTCTGACCTGAACACAACCATCAGACCCAAGGAATAACAGGAATATTAACTAGCTGTTACATAACATCCACTATGAACAAACAGGTGAGAAAATGACTGAAATTAAAAAATGGAATCTTTCTTCACTGATCTTATTGAAGTGCTCCTTTTTGTGCCATATAATTTAGAATAGTCCATAACATAGAATGATGAGAATGTTTCCATATTTCCCATCTCTGTTCACAGGGCCGGTGAAGTGGGTAGAGTAAACCGTCAGTCTTACCCTGTGAGTTGTCGGGGCTCctggagagctgctccagctcccaTCCCAGGTGCTGTGACTCCTCCATGCTCCTCCTCTGGGCCAGCTCCAGGGCCAGGTTCTCCTCCTGCAGCTCCTCCATGCGCCTCCTGTCCACCTCCTTCTCCTGggaagggcagagagaggagaagagagggagatgatGTTGTTATTCTAAAGGCCTTCCACTACGACCAGTTCCTATTACTCTATCTAATCTGCTTTGAAAGTATGATATTTTGACCATGGAACACACATGTCCACAACGTAATCTAGCATGTATGATCCTCTCTGTCCATCAACCTGTTCCATCGCATGCATCTTCCAATACACATCCTCCCCTGTACTAAGACCAGTCCTTTCCCTATCCTTCACTTATCCTTTAACCAGTTTCCACTACATAATACCCCATGTATTCTACCTGCTCCATGACGTGGACCCTGGTGTTGAGCAGCAGGTTGTGTTTCTCTAGCTGGTGTAGTTTATCAGAGCGGGCCCTCCACCCCGCCAGCTGTTGCTGCAGTACACCCTTGGTCTCCAGCAACACAGAGTTATCCTCCTTCAGCTCCTACCAGATAAGACACATTGTTTTGAAATATTAGTAGCTGTGGTGCTTTGCATTCTGAAACGTTCTGATATAAATGTAACAGTGGATTAAATTCACATTTGAAGGTAAAACCAGCATTGGCTGTTTATCATGCTAGATTCTGAGTATTCAATGTGTTTCTCCGTACAGTACAGTACCTCCACTTTGGCCTTGTAGAACTCCATGTTGTGTAGTTTCTCGCGGTATCGTCCCACCTCACTCTCCAGCTTGTCAGCCCTGATGGCCCTCTCTCTCAGGGCATCCAGCTCGTCACGGTACGTACGGGCTGACCGGGCCTCCGCTTGCAATACAGAGTTCTGATacggacacagacacatacatggACACCATCGTGTTGTAAATATACAGCAAAAGTTCTCTCAGGTGGGGAGAAGAAAATGGTTGGAAGTAGCTCCTGTCTTAAAATAAATCTACAGTTTAAAAGAAGCTATCTATACTGTATTTATTCTTTGAAGATTTGAATTTCATAGAGTTTATGAGAGGTTTCCCTGACCATGTAACCCAGTTGATGGCATGAAAATAAATAAGAAATCTCTCTTTGAGACAGATTTAGGAATTCAGGAGATCAAGCTGCAGCTTTCGTACTGTTGTAGAAAACAGTGTTGTGGTTTAGCCACTGTCACTAGCTAAGCACTAAGACTTTATCTACACTAAAGTATAGTGTACATTAGTCTGAATAATCTCTGATAGAAGTaaggttactgtgtgtctgagggttactgagggttagagaggaggtctgtgtgtgtgtgtgtgtgtgtgtgtgtgtgtatgtgtgtgtgtgtgtgcgtgcatcacTTCTATCTACCTCCTGTTGAATCCTCTTGAACTCAGCCTCCATGTTCTCCAGCTCCTGTCTGCAGTCCAGTACCTgctcactcttctcctctctgggagggagggagggagggagggagggagggagggagggagggagggagggagggagggaggggagatggtGTAAGTATGCAGAGCTTTTCTTAATGTTTCCGCACAAATGCATGCTTGCACATGCACGCACAGTCCCAACTTCTACCACCCACCCACTCATACAGATACAGTAGGTCATACAGACATTATATACAGCTCTTGGTGAAGACATTTAACATGTTAAATGGAATATTATataagagaaccctttgaagaaccccttttggttctaggtatagcccttttgggttccatgtaaaacactttctacagagggttctatctggaaccaaaaaggattctacctggaaccaaaaaaggttattctatggggacagccgcagaacccttttggaaccttttttctaagagtgtagatatCTGATGCCTGGCTCCTGCTTCCTGGCCACATTCCAGCACACACAGCACTGCAGCACCCAGACCAACCCTTCCTCCACCCTCTGTTTCTCTGGGAAGTAGCAGCATACTGTTCAGTACTATGACATCCCCTGtgtgacaatttttttttttttttacaaacctaTCACTTTGTAACATGAAGTTTGCACTACAACCTAAAGCTATTACATTTCTAGGGACAGAATAGACTAAACGCAATGTCATGCAGTGTTGGGTTACATTATGAGGATCCTGTACTGCTGTACTGTATGCCCGCGGGCTAGAGTCAGCATATCCCAGTTAGACAATGAAAgcgatagagagaagaggaggagagatggagggctgAATCAGGTCTGGGGGGTGGCAGGGAGG encodes:
- the LOC121533116 gene encoding girdin isoform X1; translated protein: MESEVFMPHLEQFMLSPLVIWVKTFGQNDGNMTLDYSELLDGVVMNKIMVQINPKATLESVNKVNNDPSQRILNLTVLIRQIKTYYLETLRQLIMMPLPNVLVLGKTPHCEQSLEEMKKLLLLLLGCAVQCDKKEEYIERIQTLDFDTKAAIAAHIQEVTHSQDSVLDLHWLEASELCAEDLETLFRRLVDQRDTQLETILELMQERESTPSPSPPSAQSPSDCPSMQQQAASHQHLSVELADAKAKIRRLRQELEEKSEQVLDCRQELENMEAEFKRIQQENSVLQAEARSARTYRDELDALRERAIRADKLESEVGRYREKLHNMEFYKAKVEELKEDNSVLLETKGVLQQQLAGWRARSDKLHQLEKHNLLLNTRVHVMEQEKEVDRRRMEELQEENLALELAQRRSMEESQHLGWELEQLSRSPDNSQGQKSLSEEVVDGTRSRLLRLERENHSLLRTIEDLRADRSLGPQRNHNHQHTQWDSQRPTNTAEVVREYLGSLDNTSWEQSELVIKEDCDIDIDTSHHMDPKCNGVSGDLEGEIDRLERESETLKEKMDLQKQEKGQLEDGESCDLSDPMADLEAVAKDNTHNLLQLSASVSLTRDSSPCSKNKSPRRENSSTGLQTRSSSSSTKHTERLEAKCRALDTENQRLQAALDNTGRKLQRLEAEVHELEAENQSLQAGLEELRISSRRMEQLEQEKQTLEQEASGLERDKRRLEKENRRLRQQAEIQDSTLDGSNLRVASLERENREMGKEVERLKEVEERVKGLERDNRELAKQGAINQRALVTLREELVSDKLKTQQRENELERLAHELEMRVLNQDTSPQSDEETPDNSRFKMLESELESSLKRSLQIKEDKMAAVEARLQESSTLNQQLRQELKTVRLNYEALLQREEEEHAARSPTPQRESDMAVSEWQRESQEATRELLRVKDRLIEVERNNATLQAERQALQAQLRQLETQSDGLQAQILALQRQTASLQENNTALQTHNANLQVEKSTLNSQSASLLAQNAQLQRQQSSTEGEKEVAMREREELRGVHDQLLRDHERLAALHERQAIEYEALMGKHGCLKNVHRTLELEHRTLEDRYKTLLQQKATLEGLEKALREEENKMAVEKEQHRTTASECRQLRDEKECVSSMNISTCPRLNKTYRQLLKDQEELQADHKNMKTLLNSTKLEQTKQESNFNKLREQYQQLDITNTKLTNQCELLSQLKGNLKEENRHLLDQIQTLMLQNRTLLEQTMESKDLFHVEQRQHIDKLNELRRQKEKLEEKIMDQYKFYDPSPPRRRGNWIALKMRKLMKPKSRERCGPASSSDHQRSLTPTRSGSFEALPPTSPSASCCQDNGSFVGSDGSGGSTTSPRRSSTLNDLDKLDDLVYPSTLSEDPVQLEGSEVKNDRSRKESMTSSTSDSILSIINHQHQPTTTPLVYLPTTTAAATDSTELCLTDKGSNDSAVAAGFDDGDELQKPRSEWRAEPCPEPEQRRVQPQPRQRTLVQRQ